The Gadus macrocephalus chromosome 13, ASM3116895v1 genome includes a window with the following:
- the LOC132470918 gene encoding LOW QUALITY PROTEIN: lysozyme g-like (The sequence of the model RefSeq protein was modified relative to this genomic sequence to represent the inferred CDS: deleted 1 base in 1 codon) encodes MGGVQASEKMARDDLERMKSYKTIIGKVARRYNDIEPALIAAIISRESQAGKSISATNGWGDNGNGFGLMQVDKRHHILRGAWNSETHLDQATKILVDIIEEVQRDFPGWSREKQLKGAIAYYNKGPLVLGYDNVDDITTGEDYSSDVVARAQFYKRTGFREITLEQPKS; translated from the exons ATGG GTGGTGTACAGGCATCGGAAAAAATGGCTAGAGATGATTTGGAACGTATGAAGTCATATAAGACCATCATTGGGAAAGTGGCGCGCAGATATAATGACATTGAGCCAGCTCTCATCGCTGCCATCATCTCCAGAGAGTCCCAGGCCGGTAAATCCATCTCCGCCACCAATGGTTGGGGGGACAATGGTAATGGCTTTGGACTGATGCAG GTTGATAAGAGACATCACATACTAAGAGGAGCCTGGAACAGTGAGACGCACCTGGACCAAGCCACTAAGATCCTGGTTGACATCATTGAAGAAGTCCAGCGGGATTTCCCCGGTTGGAGCCGTGAAAAGCAACTGAAGG GAGCGATCGCGTACTACAACAAGGGACCTCTTGTCCTCGGATATGACAATGTGGACGATATTACCACAGGCGAAGACTACTCCTCTGATGTCGTTGCCAGAGCCCAGTTTTACAAACGA ACGGGTTTTAGAGAAATCACTCTTGAGCAGCCCAAAA GCTAA